A region of the Deltaproteobacteria bacterium genome:
TCTACTTTAACCGTCGCCACAAGCGGCATGGCCATTTATTCCAGAACCGGTACAAATCAATTCTTTGTCAAGAAGATGCATATCTTCTTGAGCTGGTAAGGTACATTCACCTAAACCCTCTCCGGGCCGGCATCGTTGATGATCTCAAGGAACTTGCAAGGTATCCTTTCTGCGGCCACAGCGCCGTGACCGGCAAACATGTCTATCATTGGCAATACACCAACTATGTACTCGGCTTTTTTCATAAAAGAAAATCGGCTGCAAAAAAGGCTTATCTTCAATTTGTTGCAAATGGTGTTCCCCTCGGCAGGCGACCGGAATTTACCGGCGGTGGACTTGTTCGATCGGCAGGTGGATGGGCTGCTCTTGCTGGAATGAGGTCAGCAAATTTACGCATGGTTTCCGATGAAAGAATTTTGGGCGACGGCGATTTTGTTGAATCAACCCTGAAAACGGCTAACGAAAACATGGAACGCAGGTATCGCCTCAAGGCTGCAGGTTTTGACTTGGATACCGTGGCAAAAAGGGTCGCGCAGCTTCTTGAACTGCCCTTCGGCGATATATGGGAAAAAAGCAAAAGACCCCGGGTCGTAATGGCTAGAGATATGGTTTGCTACTGGGGAAACACGGAACTGGGCATCAGCATGACAACGCTCTCAAAAAAATTCGGACTATCCCAACCGGCTATAAGCATTGCTGTACGTAGAGGTGAAAAGCTGATTAAAAGCAACAAATATACATTGACGAACAATTAGATATTTATATATTTATGAACGTCCCCAAAATTTATCAATAGACAGATCATTTTCCACCGGGATGATGCGGTTGGGCATTGTGCAGAAAGTCTACGACATCGCCGACGGTCTCAAGCATCTCGGCCTGGTCTTCATCGATGGGGACGCCGTAATTTTCCTCGAGATAGAGGATGAGCTCCACTATATCCAGGCTGTCGGCTCCGAGGTCATCCACCAGGTAATCGTCCAGTGTCAGGGTTTCCGGCCTTAGGTTGAATTTTTCAGACAAGATATTCTTTACGGAAGCGTAAATTTCCTCTTTTCCTTGGTGCATGTTCCTTCACCTCATCTGATGAAGACCCTGCTGTAGAGACAGGGTATCGGCGCGCCGCAACGGTTCCGATGGGTTGTAAAAAAAGTCCGCGCCGGGCACGCAACCGGACGATCGCCCGTGCGGCGGCACCCTATTTCCCGGTCAGCGTCGTGACGTGTTTAGCGCTCTTTTCCACCAGATCCCTGCCGACATAATCGTGGTGATATTGGTTGTTCAGGTAATCATTTGTCTGGTCGCAGTAATAGGGGCTTGCGGGAACGCCGCAGGTGCCGGTGGGGATGATCGTAAGCGAGGCGTTCCAGTCGGCCAGGGAATAGATGTGGCGGTGGGACGCGCCGTGATAGACCTCGAAGGGCTTGGTGTAGCGGTACATGTAGGGACTCACGGTGTGCGAGCTGCCGCCGACGGCATAGGGCCCCCGGTTGAGCTTGAAGATCCGGTCCAGCATCCTGACGCTGCCCAGGGGGTGGGCCAGGGTCAGCCGGTGGATCTTGCCCCACTGCCATTTGTCCGGATTTCCTCCCATCTCCTTTTCCAGCCAGGCGACCGCATCCTTGAAGCTCATTCTCACCACATCGGTGAAGGTCTCCCTGCGGTCCGCGGTCCCGGCCCGGTCATACCAGCTGGAAGAGCGGTTGGCCCACACCCGCTCCACTGCCAGGCTGGTGACGAACCCCGGGGCAATGAATTCGTCGAACAGGTCAGCGCCGAGGTCGTCGGCGAACACGTTGCGCATGAAGCTGACATAAAAGGTTTCAAACAAAGCCGCCGCCCCACTGTCGGCGGTCATCACGCCGTCCCAGTCCGCCAGCAGGGACGCCGCCCGCCTTTCCAATGGGGTCAGGTCGCCCGCAGACGATACAACGGCAACCAGGTCCGGCAGCATGCCCTCCACCAGCT
Encoded here:
- a CDS encoding transposase; this encodes MPRKARIDAPGALHHIIARGIEKKPIFKDDADRNNFLDRLAKILEETKTPCYAWAIMPNHFHLLLKTGLKPISMLMRQLLTGHAVYFNRRHKRHGHLFQNRYKSILCQEDAYLLELVRYIHLNPLRAGIVDDLKELARYPFCGHSAVTGKHVYHWQYTNYVLGFFHKRKSAAKKAYLQFVANGVPLGRRPEFTGGGLVRSAGGWAALAGMRSANLRMVSDERILGDGDFVESTLKTANENMERRYRLKAAGFDLDTVAKRVAQLLELPFGDIWEKSKRPRVVMARDMVCYWGNTELGISMTTLSKKFGLSQPAISIAVRRGEKLIKSNKYTLTNN
- the acpP gene encoding acyl carrier protein, whose amino-acid sequence is MHQGKEEIYASVKNILSEKFNLRPETLTLDDYLVDDLGADSLDIVELILYLEENYGVPIDEDQAEMLETVGDVVDFLHNAQPHHPGGK